From a region of the Lepus europaeus isolate LE1 chromosome 17, mLepTim1.pri, whole genome shotgun sequence genome:
- the LOC133775949 gene encoding interferon-induced protein with tetratricopeptide repeats 1B-like gives MPDLENRIWEEIEFLNTRYKVGIYNLLAYVKHLQGKHEDALESLKEAEDLVQGGQADQSDVRNLVTWGNYAWVYYHMGRLADAQTYLDMVENMCQKSANPSRYRMECPEMDCEEGWALLKCGRKNYERAKACFEKALEADPENPEFNTGYAITVYRLDYPAKRLYNVSDAFSLQPLRQAIRLNPEDAYLKALLALKLQDVGQEAEGRECMEEALAHMSSQTYVFRYAAKFFRRQGRLDEALEYLKMALEATPSSAFLHHQIGLCYRGQMFQIKNATHMQPRGRDRENVDKLVQLAIDEFQKASVLKPTFELAYVHLGEMCAEIRQYGEAEEHFQKALRIKNSDDRIQQEIHYCYGHFLEYHWKSEDRAITQYLKGLKIEKVSHAREKLLKALERLAERRVNRNVQVVESTALLGLIHKLRGEVNEALLCYEKALRLAADLNSMF, from the coding sequence ATGCCGGATTTAGAAAACAGGATCTGGGAAGAGATTGAATTCCTAAATACCAGATACAAGGTTGGAATATACAACCTGCTGGCCTATGTGAAACACCTGCAAGGCAAGCATGAGGATGCCCTGGAGAGCCTGAAAGAAGCAGAAGACTTGGTCCAGGGAGGCCAGGCTGACCAATCAGATGTGAGGAATCTGGTGACCTGGGGCAACTACGCCTGGGTGTACTACCACATGGGCAGACTGGCAGATGCACAGACGTACCTGGACATGGTGGAGAACATGTGCCAGAAGTCTGCAAATCCCTCCCGCTATAGAATGGAGTGTCCTGAGATGGACTGTGAGGAAGGCTGGGCTTTGCTGAAGTGTGGAAGAAAAAATTATGAGCGGGCCAAGGCCTGCTTTGAGAAGGCTCTGGAAGCAGACCCTGAGAACCCTGAATTCAACACAGGGTATGCAATCACTGTCTATCGCCTGGATTACCCTGCCAAAAGACTATACAATGTCAGTGATGCGTTTTCTCTGCAGCCCCTAAGGCAGGCCATCAGGCTCAATCCGGAAGATGCATACCTTAAAGCTCTGCTTGCTCTGAAGCTGCAGGATGTAGGACAGGAGGCCGAAGGAAGAGAGTGcatggaggaagctctggctcacATGTCCTCCCAGACCTATGTCTTTCGATACGCAGCCAAGTTTTTCCGCAGACAAGGCcgtctggatgaagctctggagTACCTAAAAATGGCCTTGGAGGCAacacccagctctgcctttcttcACCACCAGATAGGCCTCTGCTACAGGGGACAAATGTTCCAAATAAAGAATGCTACCCACATGCAGCCTAGAGGACGGGACAGGGAGAACGTGGACAAATTGGTTCAATTAGCCATAGATGAGTTTCAAAAAGCTTCAGTACTAAAGCCGACGTTTGAATTGGCTTATGTTCACCTGGGTGAGATGTGTGCAGAAATACGCCAGTACGGAGAGGCCGAGGAACATTTTCAGAAAGCATTACGCATCAAGAACAGTGATGATCGCATCCAGCAAGAAATTCATTACTGCTACGGTCATTTCTTAGAATATCACTGGAAATCTGAAGACAGAGCCATCACTCAGTATCTAAAAggtctaaaaatagaaaaagtgtcCCATGCCAGGGAAAAACTGCTCAAGGCTTTAGAGAGATTGGCAGAAAGACGTGTGAACCGGAATGTCCAAGTTGTGGAAAGTACCGCCCTCCTTGGGCTCATCCACAAATTGAGAGGGGAAGTGAACGAAGCTCTGCTGTGTTATGAGAAGGCTCTGAGGCTGGCTGCTGACCTAAACTCCATGTTCTGA